A section of the Hippea sp. KM1 genome encodes:
- a CDS encoding ABC transporter permease: MSHDIVIPLLSNAIKAGTILLLPTIGEIFSERAGILNLGVEGMMLIGAFFGFIVAKLTNNPYYGIIAGMAAGGIASLIHAFVCITLKGNQIVSGLALTIFGAGFTTFYGQKWINMNLSNPLKGFAIPVLEKIPVIGPILFMQDLIVYLSYILTIALWIILYKTTIGLNLRAVGENAKAANSMGISVSKTRYFWTFFGGLMAGAGGAYLTVAYAPFWLDSITAGRGWIAVALVIFAMWDPIKAVIGSYLFGSINALQFQLQASGTSIPSAILNMLPYLVTFIVIVISSIIVKTKHIRPPKELGIPYFREEK; this comes from the coding sequence GCCATTAAGGCAGGAACCATACTGCTCCTTCCCACTATTGGTGAGATATTCTCAGAAAGGGCGGGCATCCTAAACTTGGGCGTTGAGGGCATGATGCTGATTGGGGCGTTTTTTGGCTTCATTGTGGCAAAGCTAACAAACAACCCGTATTACGGCATAATAGCCGGAATGGCAGCAGGCGGTATAGCCTCCTTAATCCATGCATTCGTATGTATAACACTTAAAGGCAATCAGATAGTCAGCGGACTGGCTCTAACCATATTCGGTGCGGGATTCACAACATTTTACGGCCAAAAGTGGATAAACATGAACCTATCCAACCCGCTAAAGGGGTTTGCCATTCCCGTTTTGGAAAAGATCCCCGTTATAGGCCCTATACTGTTTATGCAGGATCTAATCGTTTATCTGTCGTACATATTGACAATAGCCCTATGGATAATCCTATACAAAACAACGATAGGCCTCAACCTAAGGGCTGTGGGCGAAAACGCAAAGGCCGCAAACTCTATGGGCATAAGCGTATCGAAAACAAGATACTTCTGGACATTCTTCGGTGGATTGATGGCCGGTGCAGGTGGGGCTTATCTAACGGTGGCCTATGCACCGTTCTGGCTTGATAGCATTACGGCAGGCAGGGGTTGGATAGCCGTGGCCCTGGTCATCTTTGCCATGTGGGACCCCATAAAGGCCGTAATAGGATCATACCTGTTTGGCAGCATAAACGCATTGCAGTTTCAGCTTCAGGCAAGCGGAACATCCATACCATCTGCCATCTTAAACATGCTCCCGTATTTAGTGACATTCATCGTCATCGTAATAAGCAGCATCATAGTAAAGACAAAACATATAAGACCGCCAAAAGAGCTGGGTATTCCTTACTTTAGAGAGGAAAAATAG